In Zingiber officinale cultivar Zhangliang chromosome 3B, Zo_v1.1, whole genome shotgun sequence, a single window of DNA contains:
- the LOC122056517 gene encoding homeobox-leucine zipper protein ROC5-like: MSSGGLFGGRGGGGGNGSGSARIGMNDLPHRTSAVVSQPLLDSSSIYKPVFPSPGLSLALQANTDSQGGDRSNWTCVARNVGGGEVESSLRRNKEDENESRSGGSDNLGGVSGDDLDLEQENPRKKKRYHRHTSQQIQELEAFFKECPHPDEKQRSDLSKRLALETRQVKFWFQNRRTQMKTQMERHENTTLRQENDKLRAENLSIKEVMRNPICNNCGGLAVLGEVSLEEQHLQVENGRLKDELDRVCSLVGKFIGKPLSSSSAPLALPMPNFTLELAVGSNAFPVLGSVAFTTLPDFTAGLSSPLGSVITPARNVVVGGADRSHERLVYLELALAAMDELVKMAQMEDPLWIPGLDGGRETLNFDEYHQNFPRCVGPKPIGFASEATRSTCVVVINSLALVETLMDANRWQDMFPSVIAKATTTDVISAGMGGSRTGALQLMYAELQVLSPLVPVRHCHFLRFCKQLANGAWAVVDVSVDGVRDGYPGDRMGCCRLPSGGVVQDMPNGYSKVTWVEHAEYDESAVHPLYRPSLLSGMALGAPRWVAALQRQCQSLSILMSSLPADAANTITPSGRCSMVKLAQRMTDNFCAGVCSSSAHEWNKLRGGVHIGEDVRVMTRRSLANPGEPTGLVLSAATSVWLPATPQQVFDFLRNEQMRSQWDILSNGGPMQEMTHIAKGPDSGNAVSLLRASAMSADQSSMLILQETCTDASGSLVVYAPVDVPAMHLVMSGGDSSYVTLLPSGFAILPDGNVGKAVGGSLLTVAFQILVNSLQPTAKLTVESVETVNNLISCTVQKIKAALNCDA, encoded by the exons ATGAGTTCTGGAGGCTTGTTCGGCGGCCGCGGTGGCGGCGGCGGAAACGGCAGTGGAAGCGCTCGGATAGGGATGAATGATCTGCCTCACCGCACCTCCGCCGTCGTATCGCAGCCACTGCTCGATTCATCTTCCATCTACAAGCCGGTGTTCCCTTCCCCTGGCCTCTCACTCGCCCTG CAAGCGAACACGGATAGCCAAGGCGGTGACAGATCGAATTGGACTTGTGTGGCTAGAAATGTTGGTGGGGGCGAGGTGGAGTCGTCGCTGCGTCGGAACAAGGAAGACGAGAATGAGAGCAGGTCGGGCGGAAGCGATAACTTGGGTGGTGTGTCCGGGGATGATTTGGACTTGGAGCAGGAGAATCCCCGCAAGAAGAAGCGATACCATCGCCACACCTCTCAGCAAATCCAAGAACTCGAAGC CTTCTTCAAAGAATGCCCTCATCCTGATGAGAAGCAAAGGTCGGATCTAAGCAAGAGGTTGGCATTAGAGACTCGCCAGGTCAAGTTTTGGTTCCAGAATCGTCGAACGCAGATGAAG ACTCAAATGGAGCGGCACGAGAACACGACTCTTCGGCAGGAGAACGACAAGCTCCGCGCTGAGAATTTATCGATCAAGGAGGTGATGAGGAACCCCATCTGCAACAACTGCGGAGGCCTGGCAGTGCTGGGCGAAGTGTCGCTCGAGGAGCAGCACTTGCAGGTGGAGAACGGACGGCTCAAGGATGAGCTCGATCGCGTCTGCTCCCTCGTCGGTAAGTTCATCGGCAAGCCTCTTTCCTCATCCTCGGCTCCGCTCGCTCTCCCCATGCCGAACTTCACACTGGAGCTCGCCGTCGGGTCCAATGCTTTCCCCGTTCTGGGCTCCGTCGCCTTCACGACCTTGCCTGATTTCACCGCCGGCCTGTCCAGCCCTCTCGGCTCTGTCATAACTCCTGCGAGGAACGTGGTGGTGGGAGGAGCGGATCGGTCGCATGAGAGGCTCGTGTACTTGGAGCTCGCATTGGCGGCGATGGATGAGCTGGTGAAAATGGCGCAGATGGAGGACCCTCTTTGGATTCCGGGTTTGGACGGAGGCAGGGAGACGTTGAACTTCGACGAGTACCACCAAAATTTCCCTCGCTGCGTCGGGCCCAAGCCCATCGGATTCGCGTCGGAGGCAACGAGGTCTACCTGCGTCGTCGTCATCAATAGCTTAGCACTGGTCGAGACACTCATGGATGCA AATCGGTGGCAAGATATGTTCCCTTCAGTGATTGCTAAAGCCACCACCACGGATGTGATCTCAGCGGGAATGGGTGGCAGCAGAACTGGCGCACTACAACTT ATGTATGCCGAGCTTCAGGTTTTATCACCTCTCGTGCCTGTCCGGCATTGCCATTTCCTTAGGTTCTGCAAGCAACTTGCGAATGGAGCTTGGGCTGTGGTGGATGTCTCCGTCGATGGAGTTAGAGACGGCTATCCCGGCGACAGAATGGGGTGCTGCAGGCTGCCTTCAGGCGGCGTGGTGCAAGACATGCCCAATGGTTATTCTAAG GTCACGTGGGTGGAGCACGCAGAATACGACGAATCAGCGGTGCACCCGCTCTACCGCCCGTCGCTGCTCTCCGGCATGGCGCTGGGAGCGCCCCGTTGGGTCGCCGCCCTGCAGCGCCAGTGTCAGTCGTTGTCTATCCTCATGTCCTCCCTTCCAGCCGACGCCGCCAACA CGATAACGCCGAGCGGGCGGTGTAGCATGGTGAAACTGGCGCAGCGCATGACGGACAACTTCTGCGCGGGGGTGTGCTCGTCTTCGGCACACGAATGGAACAAGCTGCGCGGGGGCGTCCACATCGGCGAGGACGTGCGGGTGATGACCCGGCGGAGCCTGGCGAACCCTGGCGAGCCAACAGGCCTGGTGCTCAGTGCCGCCACCTCGGTCTGGCTCCCTGCCACGCCGCAGCAGGTCTTCGACTTCCTCCGCAACGAGCAGATGCGGAGCCAGTGGGACATCCTCTCCAACGGCGGCCCAATGCAGGAGATGACCCACATCGCTAAGGGTCCCGACTCCGGCAACGCCGTCTCCCTCCTCAGAGCTAGC GCCATGAGCGCGGATCAAAGCAGCATGCTGATATTGCAGGAGACGTGCACAGACGCGTCGGGGTCGCTGGTGGTGTACGCTCCCGTGGACGTGCCGGCGATGCACTTAGTGATGAGCGGTGGCGACTCCTCCTACGTTACCCTTCTGCCGTCGGGCTTCGCCATCCTGCCCGACGGCAACGTGGGAAAGGCTGTGGGGGGGTCGCTGCTGACGGTGGCGTTCCAGATCCTGGTGAACAGTCTGCAGCCGACGGCGAAGCTGACGGTGGAGTCGGTGGAGACGGTCAACAACCTCATCTCCTGCACCGTGCAAAAGATCAAGGCCGCCCTCAACTGCGATGCCTGA